In Cheilinus undulatus linkage group 24, ASM1832078v1, whole genome shotgun sequence, a single window of DNA contains:
- the LOC121506308 gene encoding PI-PLC X domain-containing protein 1-like isoform X1, translated as MEEGERIHPGVNPDWMSGLPEGLLDVPLWNLAIPGSHDSMSFCLDVSSPVLKSEPRPLRMVDRLCPCWTRPCVSRWATTQESVLNDQCDLGIRFFDLRIARKPGGGSKLFFAHGIYTVITVKEALAELATWLDTHPKEIVIISCSHFESLTDGDHSNLVDFIITLFESKLCPSKDIPTLSSCWSKGQQVIVSYDDQEMILKHPELWPGITYWYADSPDPKKVIAYLEEQKSKGRPDGFYVSGLNLTEDAPYIFFHPLQTMKKMTMHALSLLLQWASKQQPGGTEVGGVNILCCDFVDISQFCSVVISLNYKLLDRRFIQR; from the exons ATGGAGGAGGGAGAGCGGATACATCCCGGAGTCAACCCGGACTGGATGTCCGGTTTGCCGGAGGGACTGCTCGATGTCCCGCTGTGGAACCTGGCCATTCCCG GGAGCCATGACAGCATGTCTTTCTGCCTGGATGTCTCCTCACCTGTCCTAAAATCAGAGCCCCGCCCCCTCAGAATGGTAGACAGGCTGTGTCCCTGCTGGACTCGACCGTGTGTTTCCCGCTGGGCCACCACACAG GAATCAGTCCTCAATGATCAGTGCGATCTCGGCATTCGTTTCTTCGACCTTCGGATCGCCAGGAAGCCAGGCGGAGGCAGCAAGTTGTTCTTCGCTCACGGCATCTACACTGTGATCACTGTGAAG GAGGCTCTGGCTGAATTAGCCACCTGGTTGGACACTCATCCTAAAGAGATCGTGATCATTTCCTGCTCGCACTTTGAATCACTGACTGATGGAGATCACAGCAACCTGGTGGACTTCATCATCACGTTGTTCGAAAGCAAACTCTGCCCCTCGAAG GATATTCCCACTCTAAGCTCCTGTTGGTCCAAAGGTCAGCAGGTTATTGTTTCCTACGATGACCAAGAGATGATACTGAAGCACCCAGAGCTGTGGCCCGGGATAACCTACTG GTATGCTGACAGCCCTGACCCTAAGAAGGTGATCGCTTACCTGGAGGAGCAGAAGAGCAAAGGACGACCAG atggTTTTTACGTCAGCGGTCTAAACCTGACAGAAGACGCTCCCTACATTTTCTTCCATCCCCTCCAGACCATGAAGAAAATGACGATGCACGCTCTCTCCCTCTTACTCCAGTGGGCGAGCAAGCAGCAGCCAGGTGGGACTGAGGTGGGCGGAGTCAACATCCTCTGCTGTGACTTTGTGGACATCAGTCAGTTCTGCTCGGTTGTGATCAGCCTGAACTACAAACTGCTCGATCGTCGATTCATCCAAAGATGA
- the c24h7orf57 gene encoding uncharacterized protein C7orf57 homolog, producing MSAAVPNHRRTKPGGIKPGVVNTGVTGPSSQIPGLSQTEPENTSVERISGRRVGIFESDSDYVKLAKSGGHKGLLSHDVDSDEKPKKPYNPPNWFGGDDSKSGSKATSPNSQMKSGLQPLAAPFGTDNGSTWETDRYSPRRDKISPDGITGQMEGLVVTNKYKRTSYDKKAPPVSMSKLLSHGYVEDKKKSPNDDDTSSVTSEQTSTIMTEDVEDDLE from the exons ATGAGTGCTGCTGTACCCAACCATCGGAGGACCAAGCCCGGGG GCATAAAACCCGGGGTTGTGAACACAGGCGTGACTGGACCGTCCTCCCAGATCCCCGGTCTGTCCCAGACTGAGCCTGAAAACACCTCGGTGGAGAGGATCAGCGGACGGAGAGTGGGGATATTTGAGTCGGACTCAGACTACGTCAAGCTTGCAAAAAGCGGTGGACACAAAG GGCTGTTGAGTCATGACGTTGATTCTGACGAAAAACCGAAGAAGCCGTACAATCCTCCCAACTGGTTCGGAGGCGATGATTCAAAGAG CGGCAGCAAAGCAACGTCTCCCAACAGCCAGATGAAGTCGGGCTTGCAGCCTCTGGCTGCACCGTTTGGCACTGATAACGGTTCAACCTGGGAGACTGATAGATATTCTCCTCGTAGAGATAAG ATTTCTCCTGATGGCATCACCGGTCAGATGGAGGGTCTGGTTGTGACCAACAAATACAAGAGAAC GTCTTATGATAAGAAGGCTCCTCCAGTTAGCATGTCCAAACTGCTGAGTCATGGCTACGTCGAGGACAAGAAGAAGTCTCCTAATGATGACGATACCTCAA gTGTGACCTCTGAACAGACGAGCACCATCATGACGGAGGACGTGGAGGACGACCTGGAGTAG
- the LOC121506308 gene encoding PI-PLC X domain-containing protein 1-like isoform X2 has translation MRSHDSMSFCLDVSSPVLKSEPRPLRMVDRLCPCWTRPCVSRWATTQESVLNDQCDLGIRFFDLRIARKPGGGSKLFFAHGIYTVITVKEALAELATWLDTHPKEIVIISCSHFESLTDGDHSNLVDFIITLFESKLCPSKDIPTLSSCWSKGQQVIVSYDDQEMILKHPELWPGITYWYADSPDPKKVIAYLEEQKSKGRPDGFYVSGLNLTEDAPYIFFHPLQTMKKMTMHALSLLLQWASKQQPGGTEVGGVNILCCDFVDISQFCSVVISLNYKLLDRRFIQR, from the exons ATGA GGAGCCATGACAGCATGTCTTTCTGCCTGGATGTCTCCTCACCTGTCCTAAAATCAGAGCCCCGCCCCCTCAGAATGGTAGACAGGCTGTGTCCCTGCTGGACTCGACCGTGTGTTTCCCGCTGGGCCACCACACAG GAATCAGTCCTCAATGATCAGTGCGATCTCGGCATTCGTTTCTTCGACCTTCGGATCGCCAGGAAGCCAGGCGGAGGCAGCAAGTTGTTCTTCGCTCACGGCATCTACACTGTGATCACTGTGAAG GAGGCTCTGGCTGAATTAGCCACCTGGTTGGACACTCATCCTAAAGAGATCGTGATCATTTCCTGCTCGCACTTTGAATCACTGACTGATGGAGATCACAGCAACCTGGTGGACTTCATCATCACGTTGTTCGAAAGCAAACTCTGCCCCTCGAAG GATATTCCCACTCTAAGCTCCTGTTGGTCCAAAGGTCAGCAGGTTATTGTTTCCTACGATGACCAAGAGATGATACTGAAGCACCCAGAGCTGTGGCCCGGGATAACCTACTG GTATGCTGACAGCCCTGACCCTAAGAAGGTGATCGCTTACCTGGAGGAGCAGAAGAGCAAAGGACGACCAG atggTTTTTACGTCAGCGGTCTAAACCTGACAGAAGACGCTCCCTACATTTTCTTCCATCCCCTCCAGACCATGAAGAAAATGACGATGCACGCTCTCTCCCTCTTACTCCAGTGGGCGAGCAAGCAGCAGCCAGGTGGGACTGAGGTGGGCGGAGTCAACATCCTCTGCTGTGACTTTGTGGACATCAGTCAGTTCTGCTCGGTTGTGATCAGCCTGAACTACAAACTGCTCGATCGTCGATTCATCCAAAGATGA
- the LOC121506303 gene encoding four and a half LIM domains protein 2-like, which translates to MVEPYNCAKCKETLYGKKFILKEEQPYCVACYESLFSFNCEVCQALIGCTSKDLSYKDRHWHSDCFLCTKCERSLLDRPFATKDDMLMCTDCFANEYSAKCHACLKTIMPGTKKMEHKGSSWHENCFACNRCQQPIGTKSFVQKDFNNYCLPCYEKQFAQQCIHCKKPITTGGVNYRDQPWHKECFVCIGCKQQLAGQRFTSRDDFAYCLDCFCNLFAKKCAYCTTPISGLGGSKYISFEHRQWHNDCFTCKRCSMSLVGRGFLTCKDDILCPDCGKDF; encoded by the exons ATGGTTGAGCCCTACAACTGCGCCAAGTGTAAGGAGACCCTGTACGGGAAAAAGTTCATCCTGAAGGAGGAGCAGCCGTACTGCGTGGCATGCTACGAGTCACTTTTTTCCTTCAATTGTGAGGTGTGCCAAGCTCTCATTGGCTGCACCAGCAAG GATCTGTCATACAAGGACCGCCACTGGCACAGCGACTGTTTCCTCTGCACCAAGTGCGAGCGATCTCTGCTGGATCGGCCTTTTGCCACAAAGGACGACATGCTGATGTGCACTGACTGCTTCGCCAATGAGTACTCTGCCAAGTGTCACGCGTGCCTGAAGACGATTATGCCCG GCACTAAGAAGATGGAGCACAAGGGCAGCAGTTGGCACGAGAATTGCTTCGCCTGCAACCGCTGCCAGCAACCTATCGGCACCAAGAGCTTTGTCCAGAAGGACTTCAACAACTACTGCCTGCCGTGCTACGAGAAGCAGTTTGCCCAGCAGTGCATCCACTGCAAGAAG CCCATCACCACCGGAGGAGTGAACTACCGGGACCAGCCGTGGCACAAGGAGTGCTTCGTCTGCATCGGCTGCAAGCAGCAGCTGGCCGGTCAGAGGTTCACCTCCCGCGATGACTTCGCCTACTGCCTCGACTGCTTCTGCAACCTGTTTGCTAAGAAATGTGCTTACTGCACCACCCCGATCAGCG GTCTCGGGGGAAGCAAGTACATCTCTTTCGAGCACCGCCAGTGGCACAACGACTGCTTTACCTGCAAGAGGTGCAGCATGTCTCTGGTCGGCCGAGGTTTCCTGACCTGCAAAGACGACATCCTGTGCCCCGACTGCGGCAAAGACTTCTGA